The Halorientalis sp. IM1011 genome window below encodes:
- the arcS gene encoding archaeosine synthase subunit alpha, producing the protein MTDYFEVHERDGAARIGELRLADPLTTPAVADEVVTDAGSLWPEEREVPDGDESTLTVLPHRGLPAGTPEEVEDAFAVDYPDVDYPSAAVVTPATAADHGTDAYVLSNASGYAGHAAAFVDAVVSVREATPADTALYLPGVATPANVATLVYAGVDLVDTDRAVLRGTQGFYQTTDGEYFLEDLDELPCACPACQQPASEFDREDCAEHNQRALAAELARVRRRVRDGTLRDYIEGQARHEQWLTATFRRLDQQYSYLEQRTPVVRRNEITAATDDTIRRVEIQRFAERVTNRYRSRFSNPLVLVPCSAKKPYSESQSHGQYHDVIQWRAHVASMTSPIGVVPQELELTYPAQHYDSVVTGEWTATEIEFVSDVLEAYLRRNDYPKVVAHVPPEGYREIVERATADLDVEPVFTVEDHPTTGDSLSNLAAELEGELKYPKREREHNTIRAIADYQFGDGAGDELFDDLHTESRYPKLRVTDGDGEQLAAMVPEYGVLSLTVAGARRWVDSDAPVARVEIDDFVPHGSVLAPGVVDASDSIRPGDEVVIEGPSAFGVGRAAMSGPEMVESTRGIASEVRHVDER; encoded by the coding sequence ATGACCGACTACTTCGAGGTCCACGAGCGGGACGGGGCCGCCCGCATCGGGGAACTCCGGCTCGCGGACCCCCTCACCACGCCCGCCGTCGCGGACGAGGTCGTCACCGACGCGGGCAGCCTCTGGCCCGAAGAGCGCGAGGTGCCCGACGGCGACGAGTCGACGCTCACCGTCCTCCCCCATCGTGGCCTGCCCGCTGGCACGCCCGAGGAAGTCGAGGACGCGTTCGCGGTCGACTACCCGGACGTGGATTACCCGAGCGCCGCGGTCGTCACGCCCGCGACCGCGGCTGACCACGGGACCGACGCCTACGTCCTCTCGAACGCCAGCGGCTACGCCGGCCACGCGGCTGCCTTCGTCGACGCCGTGGTCTCGGTGCGGGAGGCCACACCCGCAGACACCGCCCTCTATCTGCCCGGCGTCGCCACGCCCGCCAACGTCGCGACGCTCGTCTACGCCGGCGTCGACCTCGTGGACACGGACCGGGCGGTCCTGCGGGGAACGCAGGGGTTCTACCAGACGACCGACGGCGAGTACTTCCTCGAAGACCTCGACGAACTCCCCTGTGCCTGTCCCGCCTGCCAGCAACCTGCCTCGGAGTTCGACCGCGAGGACTGCGCCGAACACAACCAGCGTGCCCTCGCGGCCGAACTCGCGCGGGTCCGCCGTCGGGTTCGGGACGGCACGCTCCGCGATTATATCGAGGGCCAGGCCCGTCACGAGCAGTGGCTCACGGCCACGTTCCGCCGCCTGGACCAGCAGTACAGCTACCTCGAACAGCGGACGCCGGTCGTCCGCCGGAACGAGATCACGGCCGCGACCGACGACACCATCCGGCGCGTCGAGATCCAGCGCTTCGCCGAGCGCGTAACGAACCGCTACCGCAGTCGCTTCTCGAACCCCCTCGTACTGGTGCCTTGCTCGGCGAAGAAACCCTACAGCGAGTCACAGAGCCACGGCCAGTACCACGACGTGATCCAGTGGCGCGCCCACGTCGCCTCGATGACCTCGCCCATCGGCGTCGTGCCCCAGGAACTGGAGCTCACCTACCCCGCCCAGCACTACGACTCCGTCGTAACGGGGGAGTGGACCGCCACCGAGATCGAGTTCGTCAGCGACGTGCTGGAAGCGTACCTCCGGCGCAACGACTACCCCAAAGTCGTCGCCCACGTCCCGCCGGAGGGCTACCGCGAGATAGTCGAACGCGCCACTGCCGACCTCGACGTGGAGCCCGTCTTCACCGTCGAGGATCACCCGACGACGGGCGACTCCCTCTCGAACCTCGCGGCGGAACTCGAGGGCGAACTGAAATATCCCAAGCGCGAGCGCGAACACAACACGATCCGGGCGATCGCCGACTACCAGTTCGGCGACGGTGCGGGTGACGAACTGTTCGACGACCTGCACACCGAGTCCCGCTATCCGAAACTCCGGGTGACCGACGGCGACGGCGAGCAACTGGCGGCGATGGTCCCCGAGTACGGCGTCCTCTCGCTGACGGTCGCGGGCGCTCGCCGCTGGGTCGACAGCGACGCGCCGGTCGCGCGGGTCGAGATCGACGACTTCGTCCCCCACGGGAGCGTCCTCGCGCCGGGCGTGGTCGACGCGAGCGACTCGATCCGGCCGGGCGACGAGGTCGTGATCGAGGGGCCGTCGGCGTTCGGCGTCGGCCGCGCGGCGATGAGCGGACCCGAGATGGTCGAGTCGACGCGAGGCATCGCCAGCGAGGTCCGGCACGTCGACGAGCGCTGA
- a CDS encoding ubiquitin-like small modifier protein 1 gives MHLECRFFATYRAVVGQKSLEREFPDGATVAEVLSELEAEYPDLDRQLLDEDGAIRPQLSILKNGRDVTHMEGSETVLEDGDSLSVFPPVAGGVV, from the coding sequence ATGCACCTCGAATGCAGGTTCTTCGCGACCTATCGGGCGGTCGTCGGGCAGAAGTCCCTCGAACGGGAGTTCCCCGACGGCGCGACCGTCGCCGAGGTCCTCTCGGAACTGGAGGCGGAGTACCCCGACCTCGACCGGCAGTTGCTCGACGAGGACGGGGCGATCCGGCCACAGCTCTCGATCCTCAAGAACGGTCGGGACGTGACCCACATGGAGGGCAGCGAGACGGTGCTCGAAGACGGCGACTCCCTGTCGGTGTTCCCGCCGGTCGCTGGCGGGGTGGTCTGA
- a CDS encoding immunoglobulin-like domain-containing protein — protein MAPHTRRQAIRLAVASVAAGVVGCIGGADRQVSPKGDPSTVTATLDCDREGVERLDSPYYETVVWGGGDDTPFTLRVDALEYERGDEVTITMRNDGDEAALTGNERKFNLELNTEGGWQDVRVWDGDRPVGYTAIGIEHPPGEGFEWTFPLTPEGFPEQTDDRFTVCPGFPEGRYRFVYWGTDPALAVAFDLVDGGATPSSVRS, from the coding sequence ATGGCTCCGCACACGCGACGGCAGGCGATCCGGCTGGCAGTCGCCAGCGTCGCGGCGGGCGTCGTGGGTTGTATCGGCGGCGCCGACCGACAGGTCAGTCCGAAGGGCGATCCGTCGACCGTTACCGCAACGCTCGATTGTGACCGGGAAGGCGTGGAGCGACTCGATAGTCCGTACTACGAGACTGTGGTCTGGGGTGGTGGCGACGACACGCCGTTCACCCTCCGCGTCGACGCTCTCGAATACGAACGCGGCGACGAAGTGACGATCACGATGCGCAACGATGGCGACGAGGCAGCGCTCACGGGAAACGAGCGGAAGTTCAACCTCGAACTGAACACCGAAGGCGGTTGGCAGGACGTCAGGGTCTGGGACGGTGATCGTCCGGTAGGGTACACCGCAATCGGGATCGAACACCCGCCCGGCGAGGGGTTCGAGTGGACGTTCCCGCTCACGCCCGAGGGCTTCCCGGAGCAGACCGACGACCGGTTCACCGTCTGTCCCGGCTTCCCCGAAGGCCGCTACCGGTTCGTCTACTGGGGGACCGACCCCGCGCTCGCCGTCGCCTTCGACCTCGTGGACGGCGGGGCGACACCCTCGTCCGTCAGGTCCTGA
- a CDS encoding alpha/beta fold hydrolase codes for MPDPLAGVDLEHRNAVVDDVRLHYVAAGPEDGDLVVLLHGFPEFWYSWRYQIGPLAEAGYRVVAPDLRGYNRSEKPHGVDSYAIEHLVGDVVGLVDDRGRETAHLVGHDWGGAIAWAVGMQRPDALDSLTVMNAPHPAAFAREFDLAQLKRSWYVLFFQLPWLPERLLSFGNARAVGAMFRDQPANPDAFDDADVERYREAFARPGAARAAVNYYRAYVRGIGKPMAKATLPGLRRVFDPPGDTEITVPTLVLWGEQDAALGVGISEGLDEWIPDLRVERYPEASHWVQCDVPEAVSEELLAFLD; via the coding sequence ATGCCCGACCCACTCGCCGGCGTCGATCTCGAACACCGCAACGCCGTCGTCGACGACGTGCGCCTCCACTACGTCGCCGCTGGCCCCGAGGACGGCGATCTCGTCGTCCTCTTGCACGGCTTCCCGGAGTTCTGGTACTCCTGGCGCTACCAGATCGGCCCGCTCGCCGAGGCGGGCTATCGGGTCGTCGCGCCCGACCTCCGCGGGTACAACCGCTCGGAGAAACCCCACGGCGTCGACAGCTACGCCATCGAACATCTGGTCGGCGACGTCGTCGGACTCGTCGATGACCGGGGCCGCGAGACCGCCCACCTCGTCGGCCACGACTGGGGCGGCGCGATCGCCTGGGCCGTCGGCATGCAACGCCCCGACGCGCTGGACAGTCTGACCGTGATGAACGCACCCCACCCGGCCGCGTTCGCCCGCGAGTTCGACCTCGCGCAGCTGAAACGGTCGTGGTACGTCCTCTTCTTCCAGCTCCCGTGGCTCCCCGAGCGGTTGCTCTCGTTCGGGAACGCCCGCGCCGTCGGCGCGATGTTCCGCGACCAGCCGGCGAACCCCGACGCCTTCGACGATGCGGACGTCGAGCGGTACCGGGAGGCGTTCGCCCGACCGGGCGCGGCCCGCGCCGCGGTCAACTACTACCGGGCGTACGTCCGTGGGATCGGGAAACCGATGGCCAAAGCCACGCTGCCCGGCCTCCGGCGCGTCTTCGATCCGCCGGGCGACACCGAGATTACGGTGCCGACGCTGGTGCTGTGGGGCGAGCAGGACGCGGCGCTGGGCGTCGGCATCTCAGAAGGACTCGACGAGTGGATCCCCGACCTCCGGGTCGAGCGATACCCCGAGGCCAGCCACTGGGTGCAGTGCGACGTGCCCGAGGCGGTCAGCGAGGAACTGCTGGCGTTTCTGGACTGA
- a CDS encoding DoxX family protein, with the protein MSTRTLEAELFGRETRFEYSDHWIGYALLGLRVVMAWVFLQAGIAKLLDPDWTAAGFLANAVPAGNPFGDLWVSMAGSPMVDMLVLWGQVLIGLALLVGAFVRLAAFFGALQMLMFWAAHLEGGLMAGFPIEHGFFVSSHIVYALLLFGLGAIGAGRILGVDAWLEQQEFVESTPVLRVFLG; encoded by the coding sequence ATGTCAACGCGCACCCTCGAAGCGGAACTGTTCGGCCGTGAAACGCGATTCGAATACTCCGATCACTGGATCGGATACGCCCTGCTGGGACTCCGGGTCGTAATGGCCTGGGTGTTCCTGCAGGCCGGGATCGCGAAGCTACTCGATCCCGACTGGACCGCCGCCGGATTCCTCGCGAACGCCGTCCCGGCAGGCAACCCCTTCGGCGATCTGTGGGTGTCGATGGCCGGGTCGCCCATGGTCGACATGCTGGTCCTGTGGGGACAGGTCCTCATCGGACTGGCCCTGCTCGTCGGTGCGTTCGTCCGACTGGCCGCGTTCTTCGGTGCGCTCCAGATGCTCATGTTCTGGGCGGCTCACCTCGAAGGTGGTCTGATGGCGGGGTTCCCGATCGAACACGGCTTCTTCGTCAGCAGCCACATCGTCTACGCGCTGTTGCTGTTCGGTCTCGGTGCGATCGGTGCGGGTCGGATCCTCGGCGTGGACGCGTGGCTCGAACAGCAGGAGTTCGTCGAGTCGACGCCCGTTCTTCGGGTGTTCCTCGGCTAG
- a CDS encoding aldehyde ferredoxin oxidoreductase family protein — protein sequence MTDLGGFHDNVARVDLSAGDVQYEGIDDEDAEKYIGARGLGVKYVFDQGPDVDPLGEDNLLAFMNGPLTGTQTTMSGRIAICTKSPIAGQVTDSHHGGWSGARLKWAGFDGLLFEGKADEPVYAVVEDGEVELRDASHLWGEGIHATRDQLEEEVEGSYGKNLSMMAVGPAAENEVKYACIINEDDRASGRGGTGCVMGSKNLKAVVVKAKTQMPKPEDPETFKKGHQQAMQVIQESDVTAPNEGGLSMYGTNVLMNVTEEMDGLPTKNGRYSSTKAMSDAEGDGERIIDSEKVSGENVRENILVDEPTCHSCPVACKKEVEVQAMHKGEEMNVRMESYEYESAWALGPNSGHHDRDRIAVMLDVCNDLGMDTIDTGNTIAMAMEMIEEGKLDFEDSIDWGDSDEMIDLIERIGHRETDLADHMAEGPNHLAEEFDAHENSLAVKGQTMAAYDPRCMKGMAIGYATSNRGACHLRGYTPAAEILGVPEKVDPYEPEGKGELCATFQDMHAISDSFDICKFNAFAEGIEEYVLQYNGMTGRDVSEEELMQAGERIYNLERYYNNLVGFDGADDDLPDRFVEGNENAIPAQGASEGELAELDQLKAEYYEVRDWVDGVVPDEKLDELGIDVGPGTGVSMGDSGAAAPGDD from the coding sequence ATGACAGACCTCGGAGGATTCCACGACAACGTCGCTCGCGTCGATCTGAGCGCGGGGGACGTACAGTACGAGGGCATCGACGACGAGGACGCGGAGAAGTACATCGGCGCGCGCGGCCTCGGCGTCAAGTACGTCTTCGACCAGGGCCCCGACGTGGATCCCCTGGGCGAGGACAACCTGCTCGCGTTCATGAACGGGCCGCTCACGGGCACTCAGACCACGATGAGCGGCCGAATCGCTATCTGCACGAAATCACCCATCGCCGGCCAGGTGACCGACTCCCATCACGGCGGGTGGTCGGGCGCGCGCCTCAAGTGGGCCGGCTTCGACGGCCTGCTGTTCGAGGGCAAGGCCGACGAGCCGGTCTACGCCGTCGTCGAGGACGGCGAGGTCGAACTCCGGGACGCCTCTCACCTCTGGGGTGAGGGCATCCACGCGACACGCGATCAGCTGGAGGAGGAAGTCGAGGGGTCCTACGGCAAGAACCTCTCGATGATGGCCGTCGGGCCGGCCGCCGAGAACGAGGTCAAGTACGCCTGCATCATCAACGAGGACGACCGCGCCTCGGGCCGGGGCGGCACCGGCTGCGTGATGGGCTCGAAGAACCTCAAGGCAGTCGTCGTCAAGGCCAAGACCCAGATGCCCAAACCGGAGGACCCGGAGACCTTCAAGAAGGGCCACCAGCAGGCCATGCAGGTCATCCAGGAGTCGGACGTGACCGCCCCCAACGAGGGCGGCCTCTCGATGTACGGGACGAACGTCCTGATGAACGTCACCGAGGAGATGGACGGCCTCCCGACGAAGAACGGCCGCTACTCCTCGACGAAGGCCATGTCCGACGCCGAGGGCGACGGCGAGCGCATCATCGACTCCGAGAAGGTCTCGGGGGAGAACGTCCGGGAGAACATCCTCGTGGACGAACCGACCTGTCACTCCTGTCCGGTCGCCTGCAAGAAGGAAGTCGAGGTACAGGCGATGCACAAGGGCGAGGAGATGAACGTCCGGATGGAGTCCTACGAGTACGAGTCGGCGTGGGCGCTCGGGCCGAACTCCGGGCACCACGACCGCGACCGGATCGCGGTCATGCTCGACGTCTGTAACGACCTCGGGATGGACACCATCGACACCGGCAACACCATCGCGATGGCGATGGAGATGATCGAGGAGGGGAAACTCGACTTCGAGGACTCCATCGACTGGGGCGACTCAGACGAGATGATCGACCTCATCGAGCGAATCGGCCACCGCGAGACCGACCTCGCCGACCACATGGCCGAGGGCCCGAACCACCTCGCCGAGGAGTTCGACGCCCACGAGAACTCCCTGGCCGTCAAGGGCCAGACCATGGCGGCCTACGACCCCCGCTGCATGAAGGGGATGGCCATCGGCTACGCCACGAGCAATCGCGGTGCCTGCCACCTGCGCGGGTACACCCCCGCCGCAGAGATCCTGGGCGTCCCCGAGAAGGTCGATCCCTACGAGCCCGAGGGGAAGGGCGAACTCTGTGCGACCTTCCAGGACATGCACGCCATCTCCGATTCGTTCGACATCTGCAAGTTCAACGCCTTCGCGGAGGGCATCGAAGAGTACGTCCTCCAGTACAACGGCATGACCGGCCGCGACGTGAGCGAGGAGGAACTGATGCAGGCCGGCGAGCGCATCTACAACCTGGAGCGCTACTACAACAACCTCGTCGGCTTCGACGGCGCAGACGACGATCTCCCCGACCGCTTCGTCGAGGGCAACGAGAACGCCATCCCCGCCCAGGGGGCCAGCGAGGGCGAACTCGCCGAACTCGACCAGCTCAAGGCCGAGTACTACGAGGTTCGCGACTGGGTCGACGGCGTCGTCCCCGACGAGAAACTCGACGAACTCGGCATCGACGTCGGCCCCGGCACCGGCGTCTCGATGGGCGACTCCGGCGCTGCTGCGCCCGGCGACGACTAA
- a CDS encoding VanZ family protein codes for MRPRRSTARLARVGPAVLYGVSLFAVSVADPPAGGLAPTGPLGLVAVDKWLHVLGYAALTLLIAYAVWPSTTRWLALAGALALGYGVVIEVVQAFVPSRSFSVADLGANVVGITLAAALLWAWHRRRERGLDGGLSNPE; via the coding sequence ATGCGCCCCCGCCGCTCCACTGCTCGACTGGCCCGCGTCGGGCCTGCGGTCCTCTACGGCGTATCTCTGTTCGCGGTCTCGGTCGCGGACCCGCCGGCTGGCGGACTGGCACCGACCGGCCCCCTCGGACTCGTCGCTGTGGACAAGTGGTTGCACGTCCTCGGGTACGCGGCGCTGACTCTCCTGATCGCGTACGCAGTCTGGCCGTCGACGACGCGGTGGCTCGCGCTCGCCGGCGCGCTCGCGCTCGGCTACGGTGTGGTGATCGAGGTCGTGCAGGCGTTCGTGCCATCCCGGTCGTTCAGCGTCGCGGATCTGGGAGCCAACGTCGTCGGAATCACGCTGGCCGCCGCGCTCCTGTGGGCGTGGCACCGGCGTCGAGAACGCGGGCTCGACGGGGGTCTCTCGAACCCGGAGTGA
- a CDS encoding archaeosine biosynthesis radical SAM protein RaSEA: MSKPSPEVYEQGKGMDAHNQAMREIRSRKDETYDPREPTRVWIDEDNTPDGVYQSLTIILNTGGCRWARAGGCTMCGYVAESVEGGSVAHEDLMAQIDACLEHEAENADDESGLIKIYTSGSFLDEREVPAETRQAIASEFADRDRIVVESLPDFVDREKIEDFTAHDLETDIAVGLETATDRVRRDCVNKYFEFSEFERAAADAREAGAGIKAYLLMKPPFLSEPDAVEDMKRSVRKCAAVEGCHTVSMNPTNVQRHTMVEDLYHDGGYRPPWLWSVAEVLESTAEEDVIVVSDPVGHGSDRGAHNCGECDDRVQKAIKDFDLRQDPSVFQQVSCECERTWEIVLDRETGYNQPLVR; the protein is encoded by the coding sequence ATGAGCAAGCCGAGCCCCGAGGTCTACGAGCAGGGCAAGGGGATGGACGCCCACAATCAGGCGATGCGGGAGATCCGGTCCCGCAAGGACGAGACCTACGACCCCCGCGAGCCCACGCGGGTCTGGATCGACGAGGACAACACGCCCGACGGCGTCTACCAGTCGCTGACGATCATCCTCAACACCGGCGGCTGTCGGTGGGCCCGCGCCGGCGGCTGTACGATGTGTGGCTACGTCGCCGAGTCCGTCGAGGGCGGCTCCGTCGCCCACGAGGACCTCATGGCCCAGATCGACGCCTGTCTGGAGCACGAGGCTGAAAACGCAGACGACGAATCCGGCCTCATCAAGATCTACACCTCCGGCTCGTTCCTCGACGAGCGCGAGGTTCCTGCCGAGACCCGGCAGGCTATCGCTTCTGAGTTCGCCGACCGCGACCGCATCGTCGTCGAGTCCCTCCCGGACTTCGTCGACCGGGAGAAGATCGAGGACTTCACCGCCCACGACTTGGAGACCGACATCGCCGTCGGCCTCGAAACGGCGACCGACCGTGTGCGCCGGGATTGCGTGAACAAGTACTTCGAGTTCAGCGAGTTCGAGCGCGCCGCCGCCGACGCCCGCGAGGCCGGCGCAGGGATCAAGGCCTACCTGCTGATGAAGCCCCCCTTCCTCTCGGAACCGGACGCAGTCGAGGACATGAAACGCTCCGTCCGGAAATGCGCCGCCGTCGAGGGCTGTCACACCGTCTCGATGAACCCGACGAACGTCCAGCGCCACACGATGGTCGAGGACCTGTATCACGACGGAGGCTACCGCCCGCCGTGGCTCTGGTCGGTCGCCGAGGTCCTCGAATCAACGGCCGAGGAGGACGTGATCGTCGTCTCAGACCCGGTCGGCCACGGCAGCGACCGCGGCGCGCACAACTGCGGCGAGTGCGACGACCGCGTCCAGAAGGCGATCAAGGACTTCGACCTCCGACAGGATCCCTCTGTGTTCCAGCAGGTCTCCTGTGAGTGCGAGCGGACCTGGGAGATCGTACTCGACCGCGAGACGGGCTACAACCAGCCGCTCGTGCGGTGA
- a CDS encoding BGTF surface domain-containing protein has protein sequence MTDRRLVAAVAVVVVAVVAVVAGASVVGVFDGSPADDTSPNESAVGDGTERTVALVTGDDNRVQAVATDNQSIRGESDLPPGTEVEVRVTSTGSQPWARAETVTVRENGTFAATVNLSPAAWNETFQTSVVYAENGTELANVTGAIVADEYASTNPAVAIGPMREAVVRVDATSNESVVGTTDLPQGTVLEVEARRSGLTPFLKEFETTVDAEGTFVGTMNFSEVDENRTFRATVSYAENGTELADPLGVVTVPDS, from the coding sequence GTGACGGACCGACGCCTCGTCGCGGCCGTCGCGGTCGTGGTCGTCGCCGTGGTCGCCGTCGTCGCCGGTGCGTCAGTCGTCGGCGTCTTCGACGGCAGTCCGGCCGACGACACCAGCCCGAACGAGTCGGCAGTCGGCGACGGCACCGAACGGACCGTCGCGCTCGTCACCGGTGACGACAATCGGGTACAGGCCGTCGCGACCGACAATCAGTCCATCCGCGGAGAGTCCGACCTTCCCCCGGGAACGGAAGTCGAGGTCCGCGTCACGTCGACGGGCTCACAACCGTGGGCACGGGCCGAGACAGTGACCGTGCGCGAAAACGGCACGTTCGCGGCGACCGTGAACCTGTCTCCGGCGGCGTGGAACGAGACCTTCCAGACATCGGTGGTCTACGCCGAGAACGGCACGGAACTGGCGAACGTGACGGGAGCCATCGTCGCTGACGAGTACGCGTCGACGAACCCGGCCGTCGCCATCGGGCCGATGCGAGAGGCCGTCGTGCGCGTCGACGCGACATCGAACGAGTCCGTCGTCGGCACGACCGACTTGCCCCAGGGTACGGTCCTCGAAGTCGAGGCGCGTCGGAGCGGCCTGACCCCGTTCCTGAAGGAGTTCGAGACGACCGTCGACGCGGAGGGAACCTTCGTCGGGACGATGAACTTCAGTGAGGTAGACGAGAACAGGACCTTCAGGGCCACAGTTTCGTACGCCGAAAACGGGACTGAACTCGCGGACCCGCTCGGCGTCGTGACGGTGCCGGACAGCTAA
- the purQ gene encoding phosphoribosylformylglycinamidine synthase I, protein MTVSVIQFGGSNCDRDAVRALDEIGVDAELVWHEDGLPADTTGVVFPGGFSYGDYLRAGAMAARSPIVEEVREAADEGTPVLGVCNGAQIGSESGLTPGAFTTNRSARFQCEHVHLRVENADTPWTEAYEEGDVIELPIAHGEGRFEISEERLDELEREDRVLFRYCDDAGNVTDEANPNGSKHNVAGVLGERDSVAVLMPHPERAALPDIGPTEGQGVLEGFAE, encoded by the coding sequence ATGACGGTCTCGGTGATCCAGTTCGGCGGGTCGAACTGCGATCGGGACGCCGTCCGCGCGCTCGACGAAATCGGGGTCGACGCCGAACTCGTCTGGCACGAGGACGGTCTCCCCGCGGACACCACCGGCGTCGTCTTCCCCGGCGGCTTCTCCTACGGCGACTACCTCCGGGCCGGCGCGATGGCCGCCCGCTCGCCTATCGTCGAAGAAGTCCGCGAGGCCGCCGACGAGGGCACGCCCGTCCTCGGCGTCTGTAACGGCGCACAGATCGGTTCGGAGTCCGGACTCACCCCCGGAGCGTTCACCACCAACCGGAGCGCTCGCTTCCAGTGTGAACACGTCCATCTCCGCGTCGAGAACGCCGACACCCCCTGGACCGAGGCCTACGAGGAAGGCGACGTGATCGAACTCCCCATCGCCCACGGTGAGGGTCGTTTCGAGATCAGCGAGGAACGCCTCGACGAACTCGAACGCGAGGATCGGGTCCTGTTCCGGTACTGCGACGACGCCGGGAACGTCACCGACGAGGCCAATCCCAACGGCTCGAAACACAACGTCGCGGGCGTGCTGGGCGAGCGCGATTCGGTCGCCGTGTTGATGCCCCACCCCGAGCGGGCCGCACTGCCCGATATCGGCCCCACCGAGGGGCAGGGCGTGCTGGAAGGCTTCGCCGAATAG
- the purS gene encoding phosphoribosylformylglycinamidine synthase subunit PurS: MTAYTATVTVRLKRGVLDPEAETTQRQLERLGFDLEDLRSADQFEIDVDATDADAAAERADEMAERLLANPTIHDYTVAVDERDT, from the coding sequence ATGACTGCCTACACCGCGACCGTGACGGTCCGGCTGAAACGCGGGGTGCTCGATCCGGAGGCCGAGACGACTCAGCGCCAGCTCGAACGGCTCGGCTTCGATCTGGAGGATCTCCGATCGGCCGACCAGTTCGAGATCGACGTGGACGCGACCGACGCCGACGCGGCCGCCGAGCGAGCCGACGAGATGGCCGAGCGCCTGCTTGCCAACCCGACCATCCACGACTACACCGTGGCGGTCGACGAACGAGACACATGA